Below is a window of Oryza brachyantha chromosome 10, ObraRS2, whole genome shotgun sequence DNA.
TTGGTTCCACGGTTCCGGCGTACCATACCGACCAACTCAGCTCGACGCGTGGAGCCGTGGGACCCGGTTGTCAGTGGGACAACTCATGGCGTCATCCGGAAGCatgaggagagggaggaggagcgccATTTCCGAAATCCACGAGAGCTCCTTCGCCATTTTGCGTCTCGGGTTTCAAAATTTCTTCCTCTCGACGAGGAGAGAGGCGAGGGTTCCAAAGGGGAAAGCGCCTTCCTCGAcacgcctcccctcccccaaCCCAAAACCCTACTTActgctccgcgccgccgccgcgccgaggaggaggaggaggaggagatgccGCCGGAGGCCGAGACGGCCTCCCTGAGGGAGGCCATCCTCGCCGCGTCGaagccggccgcggcggcgagggcggtcTCGTCGGTCGCGGacttcctccgccgccacgccggcgacCACCCGCGGGCCTTCTTCGCTGACGCGCTGCCCTCGCTGCTCTTCCGCGCGTTCGTCGCCTCCCCCGAGTCGCCGTGCTtcgtcgacctcgccgccggggacCCCGCGCTCGCCGAGCTGCTCGCATCGCTGTTCTCCCCGTCCGggccgctcctcgccgccgtctccgccgcggaTCGTTACGCCCTCCTCCGATTCGTGTTTCCGCCCGAGCGGTTACCCGATTGGCTCCGCCTTGCGCTGTCGCACCCCGCCGTCTCCTCCTTTGACGAGGTgatctcccctctcctcgctGGCCGCGTCGACTCCGAGCTTCACCTGTCGGTATTCGAATACTACCTCTTCTGGTTCGCGTACCACCCCATCTCAGCTGCCACGGCCATGggaaccaccgccgcccgcgcccaaAAAACATTGCCCTCCATTTCAGAACCTTCGCATAAGTCGATCGGCCGCATTGAGAGCTGGATGTCCACCCTAGCTTCCTCAGCCGGACGGAAACCGGGTCAGAAGCCAGAAAGCTCACTATATCTGAAGCTTCTGTACTCCTACCTTAAAGAGTTCGTGCCCAGCGCATGTGTACCGCCGTGTAGCAGCGGAGGCACTCTGCTACATCGAACTGTCAGTAATGGTATGGACGCTGTTGAATCCTTCAAGAGAGCTGAGTTCTTCGTGCACACACTCATTCAGTTCTGGCTTGTTGGAGATGACTTCTCACCGCTGCCTGTGCAGACATGCCGTGCATATGGGCTGCCTTTACTGCCTCTTCAGTCCCATGCAAATGCCACATTGGTTGAGCGGCCACCAGCACCAGGACTCGGGGATGCAGTGAAACTGTTTGTGATGTATATGAACAAGATCAATGCTTGTGTGGATATAGATGCGCCAAATGTCTTTGAGGGGATATCTGCATGGAAGGAGACATTCAGTGGCCCTGTTGGGTACTGGAATCCATTGATACAGAGACCACTGTATCGATTTTTGCTCAGGACATTCTTGTTCTGTCCCATGGgtgcagaaataaaaaatgtgtcACAGGTTTTCTCTGCATGGATAGTCTATATGGAACCGTGGAAGGCTCAGAAGGAAGATTTGGATGTGTTTGATCTGCCTCCTCCAGGTGGGCGCAGTTTGCATCGAGTTACTGAGGGGAAGAGCAAGGCATGTGAGGCAGTGTACACCCCAGAATGGGAGAGTTATGTGTTGTCCAACTACTTGTTCTACAGTTCTTTGGTTGTTCACTTCCTAGGGTTTGCACATAAATTTATCCATTCTGATGTTTCCTCCgtgttgttgatggtatcaaAGGTAAGTCAATAACTGCTATGTCCTTACAGGTTACCCTTTGTAGTCattattgttttaaatattaagtAGCTGAACATGCAAGCATTTACTAAATTAGGTTCTGCTTACTGCACCATTTGTGTTTGAGAATTGTCGTATCTGTGTTTTCAAACTTTAGCTATGACGATGGTCTGGAATTATACTGCactccataatttatttagcaGCATGGGGTTTCCCTTAGTGGAAGTTATAGAGATATCAAATACTAAGCTTAGGTATGAGGTGTGGCTGGtatcatttgattttacaAAACTCAGTAGCAAGCTTACAAGGCATTATTACCATTGAGGGATATTCTTGAACTCAAAGTTTGATTTTACAAGGAATTATTTTAGGTCCATCCAGTTTGTGTTTGGAATTAAACTGACTTCAGCCATAGTAACGTGCCTGCTATGCAAGAACATAGTGGCAAGAGGCATTTTCTGTAGAAGGTTTATCCACAGCTGCATgtgttgtgtatccacatttCAAACTCTATGATTGAGGTTATTAACGTAATTATACCACATGTGGAGGGATCAGCTATGAAAGAAGACATATTGTTTGTGCTCCTGGAACATATATCTTGCATGCTACAAGTAATTTAAACTTACTCTATCTTGCATATTAACAAATGCCTGTTCCTATTGCTTGGTAGATATTTGGGAAATAAAGTATGATCAATTTTGGaacatttttctattactGTTTTGTTTATGGTGCCATGTTTATGTTGTGCTTAATGTGGCCTTATCCTCTATTCCACGTCATGTATTTTCTACAATTGACGAGGATGCTTTTTGCAGGCCTTTCAGAAACTGCCCTAGGCAGGCTATTGTTTtacccaacaaaaaaaagccTAACACTTTGTGTTCTGCTTATTCTTTATAGTCTAGAATTTTTGTGTCCATATATAACTTGGCCTTTCAGTACTTAATATCTATTGGACTGCGGTCAGTTTCTCTCTAACTGACTGTACCATTTATTTGGATTATTCAGGTTTTGGAGGTTTTAACTTCTACAGAATTATCGGGGCTCATCTACAATGTTGATGCTGCATATCATTCTAGAGTTTTAGGTTCCTCGTCATGTTATTTGGATCGTGCGCTTAAGCATGTGCCATCAATCCGAGAACAGCTACAGGTAAGAAATGACTAACCTAATGCCTGGAACATCCAATGCATTGCAGCACTGAATTTATTTAACACTATCAATAATGTGGAGGACTTTCTGATATAACTTTTGATCATCCTATGTGATCTATTTCAGGACTGGGAGGATGGTTTATCAGAAACTGACGCTGATGGGTCTTTCCTGCATGAGCGCAGGAATTTTAATCTAAGGCTTTTCAGCACTGATGAGGAAGGGGCTTACAACTTGCTTCAGGTGTATATTACTATGCAATTTGTGTTAATCTATATGTTATGCTTGCCTTTATTTGGTAGTTCAATAGATTGGTGGAAACTGCCTGTTTATTTGGTAGTTCAATAGATTGGTGGTATATATCTCTTAAGATTCAACTTTCCATTCTTGGTCTACTCTTAGAGGTTGTTGTTCTGGTAGCTGCCCAAGTATCCTTTGATCTGTTACAGGAACCAGCATAAGTTgcctatttgatttttaattctTTGCTTATTACTAATTTGATGAATACTGACTCATTCTTACTATCCTTTTTCTCTAGTTGTTGTTGCTGCGGGCAGAGTCAGAGATTCAACGTTTTCCAGGTGATGTTATGCAAAGAATTCAGACTGTGGATTTAATTGAATCCCAGatgaagaaaattttccatGAACACATTGAAAGCTCCCAACCTATGAACTTGCCAAAGAAAGAATGCAGTCGGCACCATGGGCGTGGTGAGGTATTCACACCTATGCATCCAAGGCCATGGAAACACTCACTGTCTAATGTGAACTGGATGACAAGGCCCATCTCAGACTCTGAAGTGGCCTGGCTCGCAAGGTTGCTGATCCGTTTTTCTGCTTGGCTAAATGAGACCCTTCAACTTGACCGTGATGATTCAGATGCTATCCCCACTGGCCCAACCAATATCAAGTTTGATGGAAATGAACTTAGTGGGGTTGGGGGCCCAAAGGATGCTGCCAGAATGGTGTTTATTGGTGCCTGTTCATTGCTTGTGCTGGTGGGACAATCAATTCTGCACTTCTTGAGGACACACAGGATTAGGATCAATCTGAGAATTCTTGCATCCAAGAAACTTCTCACAGCTGTTATGTTATATGCTTTGTTTAGTGTGGCAAGAAATGCGTTGTCGTAACACTGTTATGCTTTGCATAACCTCTTCTCGTTcctggtgttgctgctgcttggtCAGATTGTCCAACCTTCAAGTTTTGCCTTTACTAGACTGATACATATGCTGTACAGGAACTCATAGGAGAAATGAAATTACAGTGAAACTTCAGGAACTCTTTCAGACTTGTGTTTTGTGCATATTGACAGCTCAGCGAAAAGTTTGTTTGGTTCTCCATATGCTCTTGGAACACTATTTCGTAGTCATATACAGGACCTGGGTACAATAAAATGTTGTGGGGGTCTGCAATTGCTTAATGTAACTAACCACCACTTTGCTGTAGGCTTTGCAATGCCATGTTTCGTAGAGTTGTTTTGATGACCAATCATCATTGTCAGTCATTGTATTACCAGAGAAGTCGACGCAGAAGCAACTTATCTGCTTTCTTTTCTGCATGACAGTTTACAGTATGTGGCCCCTGTCGAAGACAATCTACTGATTGTATTCTCATATCCTACATGGCTGGAATCAATCTTAGGTATGGTTCTTAGCCTCTACTGGCACACCTTTCTCTTCTACAAACCTATCACCATGACACCAATTGTTTTGTGTTCAAGGGATGATCACATAATTAAATTGCCTGAATGCTGCCTTTTGCATAATTATGCATAGCACTAGAAGTTAATAATAGCATCAATTTTGTTGGATACAATTTCAACATGAAAAGAAAGAGCAATAATTGAGCCAACGCGCTGTGGGCATGAGCTTTCTGTTCCATCAGAGTCGCATTTAGAATGTGCGTCTCATTCAAATACAATACTTGTTTCCTTGAGGCGCACAGAATAATTTggtgaagaatttttttttgatgttttgtttttatttttgtgggCGGCAAATGTCTTTTGAGTTATGATGACATGTTTGAATGACTTTACACATCTGACAAAAAAAACGAGGAGATATTGTGATGGCCAATGAGAAAGGCACTCCTACTTGAGCGCTAAACATGACACGATGTTGATATCTTTATCATACAGTAAGTAAACAATTCCATTTTATTAGGTTTGGTGATGCATTCCTTTCACTCAACACGTTCTGGACTTAATACCTTCCATAGCTACTTCCTGCAAAGCGACATGCaagaattaaaataaagaatgGATAGACCGTCCTGGGAATTGCTTCACTTATGCCACTAAAGTATTGTCCTGCCTGTAAATGATGCCAGTAAACAAAGATAAACAGATAAATCTTCCATGAATTTGGTTCTTTCTCTTCAGCAGCTGTTTCAATCTTGGTTCCTTCTTGCTTTCCAGTGATTTACATTTGCTGGTTACTGCACCCTCAAAAGGTTTCTCTTAAGATGCCCCTTCTTTTACCCTCCATAATGCCTACTCTAATGGCAGTTGCAATTCAGAAATGATCCTTTTGCAAAGCCAATAATGCAATGCAAAAGCGACTGATTCTATCTCCCTTCCTGAGCGTCCACTACTAGCTGCTACTATGCTGATCAGCTGATTGACACACCCACAGTCCACAGAGGAGACAAATTGTAGAAGCACCAGGCACACAATTCAGTCACCAACCAGCTGCTGCTGGAGATTCTCTTGGTTTTTGATCATTTAAGCCTTCATGCATGTGAACACAGGAGCTACAGTATGTGTCATGCATTAATTCATGAGAGGCAAAGTGAAGACGAATCGAGTCATGCAAATGGACTTGTGCATTCGGAGTATGGCTGGGCCGGGTCGTTCTGTCTCTGTCCTCTGCAGTACTTCTGCATCGTATCCTGCCAGTCCATGGACACACGTATATGGTAGTCTACCAGATGCCTGTAGCTACTTTCTACTATAATCATTCAAGAATAACCTTGGCAAGAATGTTCTCTCCAGTAACATTCATTCAGTAAAGGAGGTAAAGCCAGCCTCTACTGCTTTCTAGTGTGCCGTACTTCTCTGATATGTTATCTCCAGCAGTCCAGCTGGAGAAATTCTGCTGTCTAACTGTAGATCTGGTAGTTCCCCTGTCATAATATGTGCATTATCAGTTTCTTGCACATAGAAAAACAGTATATCAACACTACTGCCTGTGTgctctgtttttcttcttttaattttgttacatGATTGTATGATTGGTTTGGCTTTGATGACATATGTATACCTTTGTCTGCTCAAAACAAATAGTAAATAGCTACTAGAATAGAGTGTGAAACATGCATGTTGGGTTGGGTTAATTAATCCgaactatataatattttcttttcctttctacCTGACCTAGAAGAAGACCACTAGTGTAATGCATGCTATGTGTATCTTCATGTTGCGTCCCAGCATGAATAGATGGCTAATTTTGTTGCACTAAAGGGTGATTAAGGATCGGATGCTTACGTATGTTGATCGCTTGCTTCTTTTGTCTTCTTCCCTTTTATGAAAAAGTACAACAAAGAGAATTAAGGTGGGGTAACAAGATAAAGCTTTGATGATTGAGGTTACACATTTTTAGGGTTATAATAAGAACACATGCAACACGATGGTTGGCTAGGTTGAACAATCCCTGTTGGTTGCTAGACACTAGATGGCTGTTGGCACACCATTTTCCCATATGAATGATTTTGAAATGTAACTGCAATGGAACAAAGGACAAGGAACACAGTCACACAGACAGAATACCTTGTGTTGTGTGTGTCTTTAGGCAGAGGAACGGTTTGGTGGTCTTGGTCAGAGATGTGTCCAATGCCAAATGATAAATATCATCTGTATTTGCATCTAATAATGTGAACATTCACAAAATGATACTATCTTGGAACTGGAGTGAGTagattgtaaatatatatgagtgCAATGTGCTCACCAAGGGAATGGGAAGATTGATTTATCCTTCGAACTGTCCAGCCATTAGTGAAGAATAATAATTAGCTCTTCCAATGGCATGTGAGCTTTGATCATGATACGGCAATGAAAGATACATGCTTGCCTTGGGGGGCATGGTCCATGCAAATTAATTTCTGCATCGGCGATAGATCGGTCGAGACAAATTAGGTTAGTCCTCTTAATATTCAGGCTCAGCTAGCGTCCACTCATTTGGTCGGAGACGCTTCCTCACCTGCAGAATATGAAGACACCAGGTATGGTTAACCAACAGGGATATCCTGTGTTGTTGGCACTGcccaaaaaatatatgcacacAAGAAACACAACTGGTGAGCCAATCCTAGCCGTCCATTTCATCATCTCTCAATCCTACTCGTCCATTCGTTTGCGAATCGCGCGCCTTACCTAACATCCCCTGAAGGAAGATGTAAAACATACGTGAACTCCTTGTAGAGAAATTTACACTAATTGGCGGAATGTCTACGCTCGTCTTTTTACTTATTTGTACTTATTACTTATTCttgtgtttataagctaaaatttaaatttttaaccttaaatttagagttgattaatTTTctcattgtattttattttttcaactatatatatatataaattcatatattatttttgtttgtaatatgCCATTTTGTTTGTTGAAAGATGACCTTGCACACTGCCACACAGCTTTAAGCCCTGTTCTGCTAAAAATTTGTGTGCccatttttcttctattttttaaaaaaattcctatccACTTCCTTAAAAAACCcacttaattatataatacatTTATCTGCAACGAAATTCATTAATTGGGACTACAGGCTAcaacagttttttttcctcattttGATCCTAAGGTCTTCACCAGTTGCTTGTATGCCTGATATCCACGCTtttcaaacatgaaaagaGGATCCTTTTTCAAAGGCAGATTACAATTAATAAGTTGGGTCATCGTAATTGATAGACAGAATGGTCCTCGAGctgctatatatatgtcacgTTATCAACTAACTGCCCTTCTGTAAGTAGAAAATACCAACTAACACGACATCAAGTATTATGAATGCAGTTCGTTAGTAGTGGATAATTAACTAGATATGGATTCATAATGGCATTGCATTATAACTGGAGCAGAGGGAGAAAATAGCAGTCCTAGAAcccatttatatttattgtttccAGAACCTCACATCATCCGGTTATTAGAATACAAGGGGCTTCTTTGGAATACAGGTTTGTCAAAACATGTggctagaatttttttttaagaattagaGCATCCTATCAAGCCAAATCCTATGGATTTAATAAACACAGCAAACCAAAGAATAACCGTTTAGATCGAgggtaggaaaaaaaattgtagtagTCAGAAGAAAGAGACATACGTAAATAAGTTTACTCAAGAGGTAGGGCCTCATATTGAAAATCCTCCAAAATCCTATGATTCATTCATAAGgaatttcaaaggaatttGGAAGAGGCTTTCCTGTAATTCCCCCTAAATTTCTTTGTTCAAAAGAGccctaaattttgaaacagtTCTATAGTGGATTTTGGACTTACTGTCCGTGTTCTATATTTTTCAGCGTTaccttttaaatttctaataaaatagataaaaattttttactcataaatatttttagttgattTGTCCATTTTTAATTACATAGCTTTATCAACCATAATTTAAATGATCAGAGTGTATGTAATAGTTCAACAAAGAGTTTTAGCTAACTTGATGTACATGATTCAAAACAccaacataaatatttcacGTCCCTATCctatttatgtttttgacAAGGAGAATCTGGAATCTGAAAACATAACTTGTTTGATTACTTGACAGAACTGCTTATCGGTAGCTTAATTTCGTGGAGAGATATCTGTACATGCAAGTGTTCCTAGCAATATATTATCTGTTTGCAGTACCCCAGGCTTCATTAATtcaacattattttatttggtgGCGCTACTGCTGGTTAGCTTGTTCTTTTGCTCATAATTTCTTGGCTGGACCAGCTGTTCACAATCGCTCAATTCGCAATCAATTCATTGTGATTGTATGGCCAtcgtctgctgctgctgcatgcgtGTATCGATCACGTACGGCTTGGCTGTGATGGTAGGTAGGTGCCCCAGTGCCAAGGGAACCCAAACCAACTGTCACTCTGACTATCTAATTAAGCTCTTCTTGCTAATCTTATACatagatatatagatagatatcTCATCTGGAAGGAGAAATTTTGGGACGAATTGAAACTACATTCTGTAAAAATCTTGTAAAATTTCTGTGTTCCAGAAGAGCTGGTTAATGGATTCTAATATTCTCGATTGGGGTAGAGGGAATGCGTctcaaatttatagttttttggTGTACAAGTAGACATATTTGGCATGTACGATATACCAGTTGAAGGGGTAGGAGACGCCTTCCAGAAACGGAACGATTAAACTCACCAGCTTTCATGGCTAAcctctctttattttttgaaacgaCAGATTGATGTGATTTCTTACACGGGATCAGAACGATCAGGTGAGCCATCATGCAACCCATCCTAATAATAAGTGTCAGTAATTGAACTTCTTTTTCCCGGGAAGTCATTGGTGCCGGCAAGATAAAATCGTCTGAACTTTGCGTAAATATTCAGAGATCCTTGAAAGAAACTCCTATAGGGAGTTCATCGCGTGCCTTGTCTTCTTGGATAAAACTTTAGCAGATTGGGACAGTGTAGGCACAGTAACAATCATCTCATCATGCTTTGATTCAGCTGGaaacatgataaaaaacaATCATCTTACGCTACATGTTCAATCAGACAAAAAAACATGCTAAATTTTCATCACCTAATGCAGCCTTTATATGGTCGGTTAATTATTTGCTTGTGTGAATCACCTGATGCATCGCATCCTACATCTACTAATCTAGGGGGCTAGATAGCGTTTTGGTTGAGAGAAAGCAATGAACTCTGAAGAATCATGCATAGACAGCAACAAAGGATTCAACGCTCCATCGCTTTTCGTGTTATCATCAGTATAGTTTGGTGCCACGTTCTTTTCTATACGGTGACTTgactgctagctagctcctgaATATGCTGCAATGTACTTTGGTACCTGCAAATGCAAACAAGTTTGATAGTAAATGAAATGAAGCCcctaaattattattatttgactCGTCCTCTACATTAATTTACCATCTAACTTGGGCTGTCGTCCTCGCGTTGTCTAGAAAGGTCAGTCTGTGTATAGTTTAATGACATAGTTACCAAGATGATAAAGTAGGTAACTGAGTCagataagttttatatatgggATGaaacttctctctcatctcatgaaacttCCTCGTTTTGATGACCCTGTCAAGTAAGTAATTTTACTAATatgacaccctatttaataAGCATGACATCTTATGAAACATGCGTTAAGACTGTCCTAAggagtttctctctccccaTCTCTTACCAAAATGTTTTAACTCAAATTAAttaccatccatccatctacccacctactccctccgtaaaAAATGAACACGTTTTTCGGTTTACATGTagcatccgtcttatttaaaaaaatcaattataattaatttttttaaataagacaaaaggtcaaatattataaaaaactgatttttttttattttgggatggaagaAGTATGTCTCTATACACATATCGATTGACCAAGAAAATCTTGTTGGTTTGATGGAGCGTATTATTGTGACTATGTTGAGTAAATGCAACTGGAAATAGCATGGTCatttaagaattaaaaaattataatcaataaatatgatattatatCTAGCTTGGACTCTTTACTTTAATATTctattaatttaattctaaaatgcAAACTTAGTTATTAGCAATCTATAACTGACTACAATTTCAAAGTAGTCATATttacaatataatattatagttttgtttctaataatattaataataatagcTTGTGCACCGTACGGTTGGAGACttctccctccgtcccaaaacaaatcaaccaacctactccctccgtcccaaaataaatcaacatttcagtttttagatacaatgtttaactcttcgtcttactaaaaaaatttacaatcaataattttatttttattagatgataaaacacgaataatactttatatgtgactaattttttaaaaatttcttaaaattttttcaaataagacgaatggtcaaatgctcgacaAAAAACCGAAATGACAAAGCTGTACTAGTATACCAAGGAGGaggaaaatgaccaaaatgaCAAAGCTGTACTAGTGGGTGGATGTGTAAGATGTATtgaaagaacaaaattttCCAATTGTAAGATatgaattgatttattttgagacaaagtttaaaatctaAGAGTCGGTCGGTTTATTTTGGGAGGCACTGGGTAgtgatttttaattaagagataataACACACAGCAATTTGGCtaattcagaaaaataaaaacaaagtaCTACTCGCAACAACCGGTCAAAGTCACCAGTACAAGTATTGATAAAGAGGAGTACAGAAGTACCACTTCGCATTTACAACCCCGTTCGTGCTAACCAATTTATTGGaccaatcgatcgatcgatcgatcgatcgtagCTAGTGCTAATTGCACAATCGCACATGATGCATCGAGCGGCCATTGCATGTTATCTTGTCCTGCATTTCAATGATGCCCATGTGTTCGGTTCTGAAGCTATCTTCTTCAGTACATCTGTTTTGCTGTTAATCCTGTAGCCTCACTTGGCCCAACTGAACTGAACTTGTTCATTGTTTCACTTACCATTTAGTTTaatttagtttagtttagttCCAAGTGCAAGGTGCCTATCTAATCTAGCTAGAGTGCTAGACCAGTGATCATTCTGTTGATCACACTGTACCCTTGAGTGGAAGTCTCCATGATTAAACTAGCAACttgtgttaatttttttgtcatgtttCTTTGCATGCATGGACCGAGCCATCACTGATCTGCCAAGTCAAAAAGATCAAAATCTCTGTACCAAGTTAGGAATATTCTTGCAGGttgacatataaaaaaattgaagatatATATGAACAGGTACTGAATACTAATTCTTTAATTAATGTTGATAGTAATTAGCAGGGAAAAAGTAGCCAGGCTAACATGTCAAATGGCCATATATATTTAGCTCAGATTAGTTATCTTAGAAGATAATTTACTTTGATCTTTCCATGCATGGACTTCATTGGCCGATCgacctccttttttttaaggagAGCTAGTTTTGTTTGGGGTCCAAGCTAGAGGCAACAAGAAGTCCTGATTTTTCCCTAAAGTGTCACATGAAGAGAGCCACTGTCATATGGTGTGAAGCATCTAATGATGGCAAGTGAAAGCCATTGCACCAGCATCTGTTGCATTCATATGATGGGCTTTCTTTCCAACACTCCACAACTGTTAAGGCTGTATCAGATTAAGAGGCACGCATGCATGATCTACTATCTACAaccttagagcaggtacaaatGTACGacagcagactataagccagctataaatatattttaataagataaaagagaagagagaagagcagcgagctatagatttgtagccagctacatCACAATCTCcaagacacaatgtgtgtatgatatgtgggatcaGGTATTAATggtgtagtatatattttatagataactattatacgAATTAATTATTGGATTgtactataaattatttgaagCTCGTATCtgagctatactattgaacttgctgtTAT
It encodes the following:
- the LOC102710623 gene encoding uncharacterized protein LOC102710623, which gives rise to MPPEAETASLREAILAASKPAAAARAVSSVADFLRRHAGDHPRAFFADALPSLLFRAFVASPESPCFVDLAAGDPALAELLASLFSPSGPLLAAVSAADRYALLRFVFPPERLPDWLRLALSHPAVSSFDEVISPLLAGRVDSELHLSVFEYYLFWFAYHPISAATAMGTTAARAQKTLPSISEPSHKSIGRIESWMSTLASSAGRKPGQKPESSLYLKLLYSYLKEFVPSACVPPCSSGGTLLHRTVSNGMDAVESFKRAEFFVHTLIQFWLVGDDFSPLPVQTCRAYGLPLLPLQSHANATLVERPPAPGLGDAVKLFVMYMNKINACVDIDAPNVFEGISAWKETFSGPVGYWNPLIQRPLYRFLLRTFLFCPMGAEIKNVSQVFSAWIVYMEPWKAQKEDLDVFDLPPPGGRSLHRVTEGKSKACEAVYTPEWESYVLSNYLFYSSLVVHFLGFAHKFIHSDVSSVLLMVSKVLEVLTSTELSGLIYNVDAAYHSRVLGSSSCYLDRALKHVPSIREQLQDWEDGLSETDADGSFLHERRNFNLRLFSTDEEGAYNLLQLLLLRAESEIQRFPGDVMQRIQTVDLIESQMKKIFHEHIESSQPMNLPKKECSRHHGRGEVFTPMHPRPWKHSLSNVNWMTRPISDSEVAWLARLLIRFSAWLNETLQLDRDDSDAIPTGPTNIKFDGNELSGVGGPKDAARMVFIGACSLLVLVGQSILHFLRTHRIRINLRILASKKLLTAVMLYALFSVARNALS